A region of Pseudopipra pipra isolate bDixPip1 chromosome 10, bDixPip1.hap1, whole genome shotgun sequence DNA encodes the following proteins:
- the LOC135419780 gene encoding transcription cofactor HES-6-like isoform X1 — MQIAGYKADGAGRERGSGAAMAPRTDHPLRGRGCAEPRADRRTRKPLVEKKRRARINESLRELRLLLADSEFQAKLENAEVLERTVRRVRAVLERRGRGECGPGGRRGAPGPALASPAPLSVPGGGRRLLEASERFAAGYIQCMHEVHTFVSSCPGIDATTAAELLNHLLESMPLSEGGCPDSLTDVLGDAALLTLPAGAPLALPAPAPSPSPSEETCSDSDEAEAEPGQTRTDGLDASQTRGLPSPGLPKSMWRPW, encoded by the exons ATGCAAATCGCGGGGTATAAAGCGGAcggcgcggggcgggagcggggctcAGGGGCCGCCATGGCGCCGCGTACCGATCACCCGCTGCGGGGCCGAGGCTGCGCGGAACCCCGCGCCGACCGCAGG ACAAGGAAGCCGCTGGTGGAGAAGAAGCGCCGCGCGCGGATCAACGAGAGCCTGCGGGAGCTGCGGCTGCTGCTCGCCGATAGCGAG TTTCAGGCGAAGCTGGAGAACgcagaggtgctggagcggACGGTGCGGCGGGTGCGGGCCGTGCTGGAGCGCCGCGGCCGCGGTGAGTGCGGgcccggggggcggcggggggcgcccggcccggccctcgCCTCACCCGCGCCCCTCTCTGTCCcaggcggcgggcggcggctcCTCGAGGCTAGCGAGCGCTTCGCCGCCGGGTACATCCAGTGCATGCACGAGGTGCACACCTTCGTCTCCAGCTGCCCCGGCATCGACGCCACCACGGCTGCCGAGCTTCTCAACCACCTGCTGGAGTCCATGCCCCTCAGCGAGGGCGGCTGCCCGGACTCACTCACGGACGTTCTGGGGGATGCCGCGCTGCTAACCCTGCCTGCCGGGgcccccctggccctgcctgccccgGCGCCCTCGCCGTCCCCCAGCGAGGAGACCTGCTCCGACTCGGACGAGGCGGAGGCCGAGCCGGGCCAGACCCGCACGGACGGACTGGACGCGTCGCAGACGCGCGGGCTGCCCTCGCCCGGCCTGCCCAAATCCATGTGGAGACCCTGGTAA
- the LOC135419780 gene encoding transcription cofactor HES-6-like isoform X2, with protein sequence MQIAGYKADGAGRERGSGAAMAPRTDHPLRGRGCAEPRADRRTRKPLVEKKRRARINESLRELRLLLADSEFQAKLENAEVLERTVRRVRAVLERRGRGGGRRLLEASERFAAGYIQCMHEVHTFVSSCPGIDATTAAELLNHLLESMPLSEGGCPDSLTDVLGDAALLTLPAGAPLALPAPAPSPSPSEETCSDSDEAEAEPGQTRTDGLDASQTRGLPSPGLPKSMWRPW encoded by the exons ATGCAAATCGCGGGGTATAAAGCGGAcggcgcggggcgggagcggggctcAGGGGCCGCCATGGCGCCGCGTACCGATCACCCGCTGCGGGGCCGAGGCTGCGCGGAACCCCGCGCCGACCGCAGG ACAAGGAAGCCGCTGGTGGAGAAGAAGCGCCGCGCGCGGATCAACGAGAGCCTGCGGGAGCTGCGGCTGCTGCTCGCCGATAGCGAG TTTCAGGCGAAGCTGGAGAACgcagaggtgctggagcggACGGTGCGGCGGGTGCGGGCCGTGCTGGAGCGCCGCGGCCGCG gcggcgggcggcggctcCTCGAGGCTAGCGAGCGCTTCGCCGCCGGGTACATCCAGTGCATGCACGAGGTGCACACCTTCGTCTCCAGCTGCCCCGGCATCGACGCCACCACGGCTGCCGAGCTTCTCAACCACCTGCTGGAGTCCATGCCCCTCAGCGAGGGCGGCTGCCCGGACTCACTCACGGACGTTCTGGGGGATGCCGCGCTGCTAACCCTGCCTGCCGGGgcccccctggccctgcctgccccgGCGCCCTCGCCGTCCCCCAGCGAGGAGACCTGCTCCGACTCGGACGAGGCGGAGGCCGAGCCGGGCCAGACCCGCACGGACGGACTGGACGCGTCGCAGACGCGCGGGCTGCCCTCGCCCGGCCTGCCCAAATCCATGTGGAGACCCTGGTAA